One genomic window of Pelecanus crispus isolate bPelCri1 chromosome 18, bPelCri1.pri, whole genome shotgun sequence includes the following:
- the TMEM106A gene encoding transmembrane protein 106A isoform X1: MLMVLLLEVVYRDNFGGVGDLEKILLSAMGGKLSPFGKTPDQKESEGKLILPKQLDAEDEIANYASINDSATSSVSCMGIARRGYVSCPTCQGTGRIPREQEKQLVALIPYGDQRLKPRRTKLYVCLAVTICLLTTSLSIFFLFPRSITVLPAGLNASSIGFDATTTSIYLNVTNMLNITNSNFYLVSVAQLDVEVLHQSLVVGKTTMKTLLNMSPLQSSQIYYMVASRIMDDNTYNICTWTKVKVHNVLLHIQGTLTCTYLSHSEQLAFEDYQYVDCRGNATLPHALYHCPP, encoded by the exons ATGCTAATGGTGCTGCTCTTGGAGGTTGTTTACAGAGACAATTTCGGTGGTGTTGGAGACCTAGAGAAAATTCTTCTTTCAGCTATGGGTGGAAAACTTTCACCATTCGGGAAAACACCTGACCAAAAGGAGAGCGAAGGCAAACTGATTTTACCCAAGCAACTGGATGCTGAAGATGAAATCGCTAATTATGCTAGTATTAATGACTCTGCTACGTCCTCTGTGTCCTGTATGGGCATTGCACGTCGAGGTTATGTCAGCTGTCCAACGTGCCAGGGAACAGGAAGGATCCCCAGGG AGCAAGAGAAGCAGCTGGTGGCTCTGATTCCATATGGTGACCAGAGGCTGAAGCCTAGACGAAC GAAACTCTatgtatgtcttgctgtgacaATCTGCCTGCTGACAACATCtctcagcattttcttcctgtttcctcGCTCCATTactgtgctgcctgcagggctgaATGCCTCCTCCATTGGCTTTGATGCCACCACCACCAGTATTTACCTCAATGTGACA AACATGCTGAACATAACTAATAGCAACTTCTATCTGGTCAGCGTTGCGCAGCTAGACGTAGAGGTTTTGCACCAGTCCCTGGTAGTAGGGAAGACCACCATGAAAACCCTGCTGAATATGAGCcctttgcagagcagccag ATCTATTATATGGTGGCCAGTAGGATAATGGACGACAACACCTA TAACATTTGCACCTGGACAAAAGTCAAAGTTCACAATGTTCTGCTGCATATACA GGGTACCCTCACCTGCACGTACCTGTCTCATTCAGAGCAGCTGGCTTTTGAAGACTACCAGTATGTGGACTGCCGGGGGAATGCCACGCTACCTCACGCCTTGTACCACTGCCCACCATGA
- the TMEM106A gene encoding transmembrane protein 106A isoform X2 encodes MGGKLSPFGKTPDQKESEGKLILPKQLDAEDEIANYASINDSATSSVSCMGIARRGYVSCPTCQGTGRIPREQEKQLVALIPYGDQRLKPRRTKLYVCLAVTICLLTTSLSIFFLFPRSITVLPAGLNASSIGFDATTTSIYLNVTNMLNITNSNFYLVSVAQLDVEVLHQSLVVGKTTMKTLLNMSPLQSSQIYYMVASRIMDDNTYNICTWTKVKVHNVLLHIQGTLTCTYLSHSEQLAFEDYQYVDCRGNATLPHALYHCPP; translated from the exons ATGGGTGGAAAACTTTCACCATTCGGGAAAACACCTGACCAAAAGGAGAGCGAAGGCAAACTGATTTTACCCAAGCAACTGGATGCTGAAGATGAAATCGCTAATTATGCTAGTATTAATGACTCTGCTACGTCCTCTGTGTCCTGTATGGGCATTGCACGTCGAGGTTATGTCAGCTGTCCAACGTGCCAGGGAACAGGAAGGATCCCCAGGG AGCAAGAGAAGCAGCTGGTGGCTCTGATTCCATATGGTGACCAGAGGCTGAAGCCTAGACGAAC GAAACTCTatgtatgtcttgctgtgacaATCTGCCTGCTGACAACATCtctcagcattttcttcctgtttcctcGCTCCATTactgtgctgcctgcagggctgaATGCCTCCTCCATTGGCTTTGATGCCACCACCACCAGTATTTACCTCAATGTGACA AACATGCTGAACATAACTAATAGCAACTTCTATCTGGTCAGCGTTGCGCAGCTAGACGTAGAGGTTTTGCACCAGTCCCTGGTAGTAGGGAAGACCACCATGAAAACCCTGCTGAATATGAGCcctttgcagagcagccag ATCTATTATATGGTGGCCAGTAGGATAATGGACGACAACACCTA TAACATTTGCACCTGGACAAAAGTCAAAGTTCACAATGTTCTGCTGCATATACA GGGTACCCTCACCTGCACGTACCTGTCTCATTCAGAGCAGCTGGCTTTTGAAGACTACCAGTATGTGGACTGCCGGGGGAATGCCACGCTACCTCACGCCTTGTACCACTGCCCACCATGA